One Glycine soja cultivar W05 chromosome 2, ASM419377v2, whole genome shotgun sequence genomic region harbors:
- the LOC114370755 gene encoding aquaporin TIP1-3 — MAIYRIAIGTPGEAGQPDAIRAAFAEFFSMIIFVFAGEGSGMAYSKLTNNGPATPAGLIAASLSHAFGLFVAVSVGANISGGHVNPAVTFGAFIGGNITLLRSILYWIAQLLGSVVACILLKSATGGMETTGFSLSPGVSVWNALVFEIVMTFGLVYTVYATAVDPKKGNVGVVAPIAIGFIVGANILVGGAFDGASMNPAVSFGPAVVTWSWTHHWVYWVGPFIGAAIAAVIYDNIFIGDDGHEPLSSSDF; from the exons ATGGCAATATATAGAATTGCAATTGGGACCCCTGGAGAGGCTGGCCAACCTGATGCAATCAGAGCAGCATTTGCAGAATTCTTCTCCatgatcatttttgtttttgctggGGAAGGATCTGGCATGGCTTACA GCAAACTTACCAACAATGGACCTGCAACACCAGCTGGTCTCATTGCTGCATCACTATCTCATGCATTTGGGCTTTTTGTGGCTGTCTCTGTTGGGGCAAACATTTCTGGTGGTCATGTAAACCCTGCAGTCACATTTGGTGCCTTCATAGGAGGAAACATAACCCTGTTGAGAAGTATTTTGTATTGGATTGCACAGTTGCTTGGTTCAGTTGTTGCATGCATTCTTCTCAAGTCTGCAACCGGTGGAATG GAAACAACAGGCTTTTCCCTATCACCTGGTGTGTCTGTCTGGAATGCATTAGTTTTTGAAATTGTGATGACTTTTGGGTTGGTATATACAGTTTATGCCACAGCAGTGGacccaaagaaagggaatgtGGGAGTTGTTGCACCAATTGCAATTGGCTTTATTGTGGGTGCCAACATCTTAGTTGGTGGTGCATTTGATGGTGCATCCATGAACCCAGCTGTGTCCTTTGGCCCTGCTGTGGTTACATGGTCATGGACCCATCACTGGGTCTATTGGGTTGGTCCATTCATTGGTGCAGCAATTGCTGCAGTAATCTATGATAATATCTTCATTGGAGATGATGGTCATGAACCTCTTTCAAGCAGTGATTTCTAG
- the LOC114385404 gene encoding ABC transporter B family member 20-like: MMVSRGLFGWSPPHVQPLTPVSEVSEPPESPSPYLDPSAETSASQQLEAEEEMEEPEEIEPPPAAVPFSQLFACADRFDWFLMAVGSVAAAAHGTALVLYLHYFAKIIHVLRLDPPHGTSQEQFDRFTELALTIAYIAAGVFVAGWIEVSCWILTGERQTAVIRSKYVQVLLNQDMSFFDTYGNNGDIVSQVLSDVLLIQSALSEKVGNYIHNMATFFSGLVIGLVNCWQIALITLATGPFIVAAGGISNIFLHRLAENIQDAYAEAASIAEQAVSYIRTLYAFSNETLAKYSYATSLQATLRYGILISLVQGLGLGFTYGLAICSCALQLWVGRFLVIHGKAHGGEIITALFAVILSGLGLNQAATNFYSFDQGRIAAYRLFEMISRSSSSVNHDGTSPDSVQGNIEFRNVYFSYLSRPEIPILSGFYLTVPAKKAVALVGRNGSGKSSIIPLMERFYDPTLGEVLLDGENIKNLKLEWLRSQIGLVTQEPALLSLSIRDNIAYGRDATMDQIEEAAKIAHAHTFISSLEKGYDTQVGRAGLSLTEEQKIKLSIARAVLLNPSILLLDEVTGGLDFEAERAVQGALDLLMLGRSTIIIARRLSLIKNADYIAVMEEGQLVEMGTHDELLALDGLYAELLRCEEAAKLPKRMPVRNYKETSAFQIEKDSSSHSFKEPSSPKMIKSPSLQRVSNASRPPDGAFNLLESPKVQSPPSEKMLENGLALDAADKEPSIRRQDSFEMRLPELPKIDVHSVHRHMSNESDPESPISPLLTSDPKSERSHSQTFSRPLSHSDDVSVKMRETKGARHRKPPSLQKLAELSFTEWLYAVLGSIGAAIFGSFNPLLAYVIGLVVTAYYRIDDPHHLEREVDRWCLIIGCMGIVTVVANFLQHFYFGIMGEKMTERVRRMMFSAMLRNEVGWFDDEENSADNLSMRLANDATFVRAAFSNRLSIFIQDSAAVIVGLLIGALLHWRLALVAFATFPILCVSAIAQKFWLAGFSRGIQEMHRKASLVLEDAVRNIYTVVAFCAGNKVMELYRLQLKKIFKQSFLHGMAIGFAFGFSQFLLFACNALLLWYTAICIKRGYMDPPTALKEYMVFSFATFALVEPFGLAPYILKRRKSLISVFDIIDRVPIIDPDDSSALKPPNVYGSLELKNVDFCYPSRPEVLVLSNFSLKVTGGQTVAIVGVSGSGKSTIISLIERFYDPVAGQVFLDGRDLKQYNLRWLRSHLGLVQQEPIIFSTTIRENIIYARHNATEAEMKEAARIANAHHFISSLPHGYDTHVGMRGVDLTPGQKQRIAIARVVLKNAPILLLDEASSAIESESSRVVQEAIDTLIMGNKTTILIAHRAAMMRHVDNIVVLNGGRIVEEGSHDTLVAKNGLYVRLMQPHFGKALRQHRLV; encoded by the exons ATGATGGTATCGAGAGGTTTGTTCGGGTGGTCCCCGCCGCACGTGCAACCGCTCACGCCGGTTTCGGAGGTGTCGGAGCCTCCGGAGTCGCCGTCGCCGTACCTGGACCCCAGCGCCGAGACGTCCGCGTCGCAGCAGTTGGAGGCGGAGGAGGAGATGGAGGAGCCGGAGGAGATCGAGCCGCCGCCCGCCGCGGTTCCGTTTTCGCAGCTCTTCGCATGCGCCGACCGCTTCGATTGGTTTCTCATGGCCGTCGGTTCCGTCGCTGCTGCGGCGCACGGCACCGCGCTCGTCCTTTACTTGCACTACTTCGCGAAGATCATCCACGTGCTGCGGTTGGATCCTCCGCACGGCACGTCGCAGGAGCAGTTTGACAGGTTCACCGAG CTTGCTTTAACTATTGCTTATATTGCTGCGGGAGTTTTTGTTGCTGGTTGGATTG AGGTTTCATGTTGGATTTTGACGGGAGAACGGCAGACTGCTGTCATCAGGTCAAAATATGTTCAAGTACTACTTAATCAAGACATGAGTTTTTTTGATACTTATGGGAATAATGGAGACATAGTGAGTCAAGTATTAAGTGATGTGTTGCTTATCCAGTCCGCCCTCAGTGAAAAA GTTGGAAATTATATTCATAATATGGCTACATTCTTCAGTGGTCTTGTCATTGGCCTTGTCAATTGTTGGCAGATTGCTTTGATAACGTTAGCCACGGGTCCATTTATTGTTGCTGCTGGAGGAATATCAAACATATTCCTTCATAGGCTTGCAGAGAATATCCAAGATGCATATGCTGAAGCAGCTAGCATTGCTGAACAG GCAGTTTCCTATATAAGGACATTGTATGCATTTTCAAATGAAACTTTGGCCAAGTATTCATATGCAACATCACTGCAAGCTACTCTTAGATATGGTATATTAATCagtcttgttcaagggcttggTCTTGGATTTACGTATGGACTAGCAATATGTTCTTGTGCATTACAACTCTGGGTTGGAAGATTCTTGGTTATTCACGGAAAAGCGCATGGTGGTGAAATTATAACAGCTCTTTTTGCTGTAATTCTAAGTGGCCT GGGATTGAATCAAGCAGCGACAAATTTCTACTCATTTGATCAGGGACGAATAGCTGCTTATAGACTATTTGAGATGATAAGTCGGTCATCCTCATCTGTTAATCATGATGGCACTTCCCCTGATTCTGTGCAAGGAAATATAGAGTTCCGGAATGTTTATTTCAGCTATCTGTCTCGTCCTGAAATCCCTATCTTGAGTGGATTTTATCTCACTGTACCTGCTAAGAAAGCTGTAGCACTTGTTGGCAGAAATGGCTCTGGAAAAAGTAGTATTATTCCACTCATGGAGCGTTTTTATGATCCTACATTAG GAGAAGTTCTTTTAGAtggtgaaaatataaaaaatttgaaactgGAATGGCTGAGGAGCCAAATAGGACTAGTCACCCAGGAGCCTGCTTTGCTCAGTTTGAGTATAAGAGACAACATTGCTTATGGGAGGGATGCCACCATGGATCAAATTGAAGAGGCTGCTAAAATAGCTCATGCGCATACATTTATCAGCTCATTAGAGAAGGGTTATGACACACAG GTTGGCAGGGCTGGTCTATCTTTGACCGAAGAGCAGAAAATAAAACTTTCTATTGCTAGAGCTGTGCTTCTAAATCCATCAAttcttcttcttgatgaggtTACTGGTGGACTTGATTTTGAGGCTGAGAGGGCTGTTCAGGGGGCTCTGGATTTGCTTATGTTGGGACGCTCAACAATAATAATTGCTCGAAGGCTTAGTCTCATAAAGAATGCTGACTATATAGCCGTTATGGAGGAAGGCCAGCTTGTTGAAATGGGTACTCATGACGAATTATTGGCACTGGATGGCTTATATGCAGAGCTTCTTCGATGTGAAGAGGCAGCAAAACTTCCCAAGAG GATGCCTGTTCGAAACTACAAGGAAACTTCAGCCTTCCAAATTGAGAAGGATTCTTCGAGTCATAGCTTCAAAGAACCATCATCCCCTAAAATGATTAAGTCGCCCTCTCTTCAAAGAGTTTCTAATGCATCCCGACCTCCAGATGGCGCCTTTAACTTGCTAGAATCACCAAAAGTCCAGAGCCCACCGTCTGAGAAAATGCTTGAAAATGGTCTGGCATTGGATGCAGCAGATAAGGAGCCATCAATAAGAAGGCAGGATAGTTTTGAAATGAGACTGCCAGAGTTACCCAAGATTGATGTTCATTCTGTGCATCGACATATGTCAAATGAGTCTGACCCAGAATCTCCCATTTCACCTCTTTTAACATCTGATCCTAAAAGTGAACGCTCCCATTCACAGACTTTTAGTAGACCACTTAGTCATTCTGATGATGTTTCAGTTAAAATGAGAGAAACAAAGGGTGCACGGCATCGAAAACCACCATCACTGCAGAAGCTGGCTGAGCTTAGTTTTACTGAGTGGCTTTATGCTGTGTTAGGAAGCATAGGTGCTGCTATCTTTGGGTCTTTCAATCCCCTTCTTGCTTATGTTATTGGTCTTGTGGTGACAGCTTACTATAGAATTGATGACCCTCATCACCTTGAACGGGAGGTAGACAGGTGGTGCTTGATCATTGGCTGCATGGGTATTGTGACTGTAGTTGCCAACTTTTTACAGCATTTCTACTTTGGTATTATGGGAGAGAAAATGACAGAAAGAGTTAGGAGAATGATGTTCTCAG CCATGCTACGCAATGAAGTGGGATGGTTTGATGATGAGGAAAACAGTGCTGACAATTTGTCCATGCGATTGGCCAATGATGCTACTTTTGTGCGAGCTGCTTTTAGCAACAGGCTTTCCATATTTATACAGGACAGTGCTGCAGTTATTGTTGGTCTTCTCATTGGTGCTTTGCTGCACTGGCGGTTAGCACTTGTGGCTTTTGCAACCTTTCCAATTCTCTGTGTTTCTGCCATTGCCCAG AAATTTTGGCTTGCTGGATTTTCGAGGGGCATCCAGGAAATGCACCGAAAGGCATCTTTGGTTCTTGAAGATGCAGTTAGGAACATTTACACTGTTGTTGCCTTTTGTGCTGGTAACAAGGTAATGGAGCTCTACAGGCtgcaattaaagaaaatatttaagcaGAGCTTTCTTCATGGGATGGCAATTGGTTTTGCATTTGGCTTTTCACAGTTTCTACTTTTTGCTTGTAATGCCCTGCTACTTTGGTACACTGCAATATGTATAAAACGTGGTTACATGGATCCACCTACTGCACTCAAGGAGTACATGGTTTTCTCATTTGCAACATTTGCACTTGTGGAGCCTTTTGGATTGGCTCCTTACATACTTAAACGACGAAAATCTCTCATATCCGTGTTTGACATTATAGATCGTGTGCCTATAATTGATCCTGATGATAGCTCAGCATTGAAGCCACCCAATGTATATGGAAGCCTCGAGTTAAAAAATGTTGATTTTTGTTACCCATCTCGTCCTGAAGTGTTGGTATTGAGCAATTTTAGCCTCAAAGTCACTGGGGGCCAAACAGTTGCTATTGTGGGAGTTTCTGGGTCAGGAAAGAGCACTATAATATCTTTGATTGAGAGGTTTTATGACCCAGTTGCAGGCCAAGTTTTCCTGGATGGTAGGGACTTAAAGCAATATAACTTGAGATGGTTGAGGAGCCACCTTGGTCTGGTTCAGCAGGAACCTATTATCTTCTCAACAACCATAAGGGAAAACATCATATATGCAAGGCATAATGCAACTGAAGCTGAGATGAAAGAGGCTGCAAGAATAGCGAATGCTCATCATTTCATTAGCAGCTTGCCTCATGGTTATGACACTCATGTTGGGATGAGAGGTGTTGACTTAACCCCAGGGCAGAAACAGAGAATTGCAATTGCTAGGGTAGTGCTGAAAAATGCCCCTATCTTGTTGTTGGATGAAGCTAGTTCAGCAATTGAATCTGAGTCAAGCCGAGTAGTGCAAGAGGCAATAGACACACTAATAATGGGAAACAAGACAACTATTCTAATAGCGCATAGGGCTGCAATGATGAGGCATGTGGACAATATTGTAGTGCTTAATGGAGGACGGATAGTGGAGGAGGGCAGTCATGATACATTGGTAGCAAAGAATGGTTTGTATGTCCGACTGATGCAACCTCATTTTGGTAAGGCTTTGCGTCAGCATAGGCTTGTTTAG
- the LOC114385412 gene encoding psbP-like protein 1, chloroplastic isoform X3, translated as MSLLCSLHSHSHTTTMMSLLQNSPTLHNSSFPQKHVTRSSRRDAISFIVKAVQEPSASLTSQDRQRRRQVIAVGTTAPLVFLFNQHSNSFAAENKKGFLPVLDKKDGYSFLYPFGWQEVVIEGQDKVFKDVIEPLENVSVNVIPTGKQDITEFGSPQEVAETLIKKVLAPPNQKTKIVEAKEMLKEKNTINLSSLLRLRTILVMLSAQSPLAMVSFTP; from the exons ATGTCGTTACTTTGTTCTTTGCATTCTCACTCTCACACAACAACAATGATGTCCCTGCTGCAGAATTCCCCAACGCTTCACAACTCCTCTTTCCCTCAG AAGCATGTCACTCGTTCATCTAGAAGAGATGCTATTTCCTTCATTGTCAAAGCAGTCCAAGAACCCTCTGCTTCTTTAACTTCTCAAG ATAGACAAAGAAGGCGCCAAGTGATTGCCGTTGGAACCACTGCCCCATTAGTTTTTTTGTTCAACCAACACTCGAACTCTT TTGCTgcagaaaataagaaaggattTTTGCCGGTTTTGGACAAGAAAGATGGATATTCATTTCTCTACCCTTTTGGTTGGCAG GAAGTAGTAATTGAAGGTCAAGATAAGGTGTTCAAAGATGTCATTGAACCACTGGAGAATGTCAGTGTAAATGTGATACCAACTGGCAAACAGGATATTACAGAATTTGGGTCCCCTCAAGAGGTTGCCGAAACTCTAATAAAAAAGGTTTTGGCCCCTCCAAACCAGAAAACCAAGATAGTAGAAGCAAAAGAG atgttgaaggaaaaaaatactatCAATTTGAGTTCATTGCTCAGGCTCCGAACTATACTCGTCATGCTCTCAGCACAGTCTCCATTGGCAATG GTAAGTTTTACACCTTGA
- the LOC114385412 gene encoding psbP-like protein 1, chloroplastic isoform X1: MSLLCSLHSHSHTTTMMSLLQNSPTLHNSSFPQKHVTRSSRRDAISFIVKAVQEPSASLTSQDRQRRRQVIAVGTTAPLVFLFNQHSNSFAAENKKGFLPVLDKKDGYSFLYPFGWQEVVIEGQDKVFKDVIEPLENVSVNVIPTGKQDITEFGSPQEVAETLIKKVLAPPNQKTKIVEAKELDVEGKKYYQFEFIAQAPNYTRHALSTVSIGNGKFYTLTTGANERRWVKMKDRLQTVIESFKIFDV; the protein is encoded by the exons ATGTCGTTACTTTGTTCTTTGCATTCTCACTCTCACACAACAACAATGATGTCCCTGCTGCAGAATTCCCCAACGCTTCACAACTCCTCTTTCCCTCAG AAGCATGTCACTCGTTCATCTAGAAGAGATGCTATTTCCTTCATTGTCAAAGCAGTCCAAGAACCCTCTGCTTCTTTAACTTCTCAAG ATAGACAAAGAAGGCGCCAAGTGATTGCCGTTGGAACCACTGCCCCATTAGTTTTTTTGTTCAACCAACACTCGAACTCTT TTGCTgcagaaaataagaaaggattTTTGCCGGTTTTGGACAAGAAAGATGGATATTCATTTCTCTACCCTTTTGGTTGGCAG GAAGTAGTAATTGAAGGTCAAGATAAGGTGTTCAAAGATGTCATTGAACCACTGGAGAATGTCAGTGTAAATGTGATACCAACTGGCAAACAGGATATTACAGAATTTGGGTCCCCTCAAGAGGTTGCCGAAACTCTAATAAAAAAGGTTTTGGCCCCTCCAAACCAGAAAACCAAGATAGTAGAAGCAAAAGAG CTAGatgttgaaggaaaaaaatactatCAATTTGAGTTCATTGCTCAGGCTCCGAACTATACTCGTCATGCTCTCAGCACAGTCTCCATTGGCAATG GTAAGTTTTACACCTTGACGACAGGAGCAAACGAAAGAAGATGGGTGAAGATGAAAGACAGGCTGCAGACGGTCATAGAATCCTTCAAAATTTTCGACGTTTGA
- the LOC114385412 gene encoding psbP-like protein 1, chloroplastic isoform X2, whose translation MSLLCSLHSHSHTTTMMSLLQNSPTLHNSSFPQHVTRSSRRDAISFIVKAVQEPSASLTSQDRQRRRQVIAVGTTAPLVFLFNQHSNSFAAENKKGFLPVLDKKDGYSFLYPFGWQEVVIEGQDKVFKDVIEPLENVSVNVIPTGKQDITEFGSPQEVAETLIKKVLAPPNQKTKIVEAKELDVEGKKYYQFEFIAQAPNYTRHALSTVSIGNGKFYTLTTGANERRWVKMKDRLQTVIESFKIFDV comes from the exons ATGTCGTTACTTTGTTCTTTGCATTCTCACTCTCACACAACAACAATGATGTCCCTGCTGCAGAATTCCCCAACGCTTCACAACTCCTCTTTCCCTCAG CATGTCACTCGTTCATCTAGAAGAGATGCTATTTCCTTCATTGTCAAAGCAGTCCAAGAACCCTCTGCTTCTTTAACTTCTCAAG ATAGACAAAGAAGGCGCCAAGTGATTGCCGTTGGAACCACTGCCCCATTAGTTTTTTTGTTCAACCAACACTCGAACTCTT TTGCTgcagaaaataagaaaggattTTTGCCGGTTTTGGACAAGAAAGATGGATATTCATTTCTCTACCCTTTTGGTTGGCAG GAAGTAGTAATTGAAGGTCAAGATAAGGTGTTCAAAGATGTCATTGAACCACTGGAGAATGTCAGTGTAAATGTGATACCAACTGGCAAACAGGATATTACAGAATTTGGGTCCCCTCAAGAGGTTGCCGAAACTCTAATAAAAAAGGTTTTGGCCCCTCCAAACCAGAAAACCAAGATAGTAGAAGCAAAAGAG CTAGatgttgaaggaaaaaaatactatCAATTTGAGTTCATTGCTCAGGCTCCGAACTATACTCGTCATGCTCTCAGCACAGTCTCCATTGGCAATG GTAAGTTTTACACCTTGACGACAGGAGCAAACGAAAGAAGATGGGTGAAGATGAAAGACAGGCTGCAGACGGTCATAGAATCCTTCAAAATTTTCGACGTTTGA
- the LOC114385433 gene encoding 60S ribosomal protein L23a-like, translating into MAPTKVDNAKRADPKAQALKTAKAVKSSGQVFRKKAKKIRTSVTFHRPRTLKKERNPKYPRISAPPRNKLDHYQILKFPLTTESAMKKIEDNNTLVFIVDLRANKKKIKDAVKKMYDIQAKKVNTLIRPDGTKKAYVRLTPDYDALDVANKIGII; encoded by the exons ATGGCTCCTACTAAGG TGGACAATGCCAAAAGGGCTGATCCCAAAGCTCAGGCCTTGAAGACAGCTAAGGCTGTCAAATCAAGTGGTCAAGTGTTTAGGAAGAAAGCTAAAAAGATCAGGACATCGGTTACATTTCACAGGCCAAGGACcttgaagaaggaaaggaaCCCTAAGTACCCTCGCATTAGTGCTCCACCCAGAAACAAGTTGGACCATTATCAGATACTTAAATTTCCTCTAACTACTGAGTCTGCTATGAAGAAAATTGAGGATAACAACACGCTGGTTTTTATTGTTGACCTTCgtgcaaacaagaaaaagattaAGGATGCTGTGAAGAAGATGTATGACATTCAGGCAAAGAAAGTCAATACATTAATCAG GCCGGATGGGACAAAGAAAGCCTATGTTAGGTTGACTCCAGATTATGATGCCTTGGATGTAGCTAACAAGATTGGTATCATCTAA
- the LOC114385440 gene encoding protein-tyrosine-phosphatase MKP1-like encodes MVGNDDAGHLSASRKMFWRSASWSSSRTAAGNASSGEAEKGFADSGAADGPHGQNRRFGPPPLTPRSQQNCKARSCLPPLQPLSIARRSLDEWPKAGSDDIGEWPQPPTTPGGRANGSNGERLKLDLSSIQHNNPDHSRSNNGNGLVKRDRIAFFDKECSKVADHVYLGGDAVARDRDILKHNGITHVLNCVGFVCPEYFKADFVYRTLWLQDSPSEDITSILYDVFDYFEDVREQGGRVFVHCCQGVSRSTSLVIAYLMWREGQSFDDAFQLVKAARGIADPNMGFACQLLQCQKRVHAVPLSPSSLLRMYRIAPHSPYDPLHLVPKMLTDPSLAALDSRGAFIVHIPSAIYVWIGKDCEAIMERDARGAVGQIVRYEKVQGPNVIIKEGEEPVSFWDAFSSFLPLMDKDKSGNRVEEGKRLTSQVLPGERRVDSYNVDYEVFKKAITGGFVPPFASSGEHETHLPARESSWSVKVSYTGTKEFVSAPRLSFPRVYSDSMLCIYTSANANLSPSSSLSSSSSSVSSSSSPSYVSPDSISSDSSPHSKSLSEVSPDSSSIVLTSIPVSSCLSNFSNLSITSYSTPKTVSNSTDVLGVKLSHPWSQSASLPLKKSSTSLAERRGNLSKFLKLPLMNDKTQVTDKSSTSHASREYDILVNGNVSYLQQSDNKDYFCKSNNHAKDGGVNSIQKCELALCPSIAGSMDLKEFSQSTLKRTNESGLLQCNVAQTWVYHWPSLQKIETFGASHLDSKAAFVIFSPSMHVHPGNILYIWVGRSFNCDASQVHLDIDKQTDYVRIADWNQIGCDLLAQFSLPKNTVMKVVKENEEPSEFLDLLNSL; translated from the exons ATGGTGGGGAACGATGACGCGGGCCACCTCTCCGCCTCCCGGAAAATGTTCTGGCGGTCGGCGTCGTGGTCCTCCTCGCGCACCGCCGCCGGAAATGCCTCTTCCGGCGAGGCGGAGAAGGGCTTCGCTGATTCCGGCGCCGCCGACGGTCCCCACGGCCAGAACCGGCGGTTTGGTCCGCCGCCGCTGACGCCTCGGTCGCAGCAGAATTGCAAGGCGCGGTCTTGCCTGCCGCCGCTGCAGCCACTCTCCATCGCCCGGCGGAGCCTCGACGAGTGGCCGAAGGCGGGCTCCGACGACATCGGCGAGTGGCCGCAGCCGCCCACCACCCCCGGCGGGAGAGCTAATGGTAGCAATGGTGAAAGGTTGAAACTTGATTTGTCTTCCATTCAGCATAACAACCCTGATCATAGTAGGAGTAACAATGGAAATGGGCTTGTGAAGAGGGATAGAATTGCATTTTTTGATAAGGAGTGTTCAAAAGTTGCTGATCATGTGTACCTTGGTGGTGATGCTGTTGCTAGGGATAGGGACATTTTGAAGCATAACGGTATCACTCATGTGTTGAATTGTGTGGGATTTGTGTGTCCTGAGTACTTTAAGGCTGATTTTGTTTATAGGACTTTGTGGCTGCAGGATAGTCCCTCTGAGGACATTACTAGTATTTTGTATGACGTGTTTGACTACTTTGAGGATGTTAGGGAGCAAGGTGGGAGGGTATTTGTGCACTGTTGTCAAGGGGTGTCTAGGTCTACTTCCTTGGTCATTGCTTACCTTATGTGGAGGGAAGGGcagagttttgatgatgcttTTCAGTTAGTGAAGGCAGCGAGAGGGATTGCTGATCCGAATATGGGGTTTGCTTGCCAGCTGTTGCAGTGCCAGAAGAGGGTTCATGCTGTCCCTCTTAGCCCTAGCTCTTTGCTGAGGATGTATAGAATTGCTCCACACTCACCCTATGATCCTTTGCATCTGGTTCCAAAAATGTTAACGGATCCTTCATTGGCTGCATTGGACTCCAGAGGTGCATTTATCGTGCATATTCCTTCAGCCATATATGTTTGGATTGGTAAGGATTGTGAGGCCATCATGGAGAGGGATGCCAGAGGGGCAGTTGGCCAGATTGTCCGGTATGAGAAGGTGCAAGGGCCTAATGTGATAATTAAGGAAGGTGAGGAGCCTGTTTCCTTTTGGGATGCTTTTTCAAGTTTTCTGCCCTTGATGGACAAGGACAAATCTGGCAACAGAGTAGAAGAGGGAAAAAGATTAACCAGTCAAGTTTTACCTGGTGAGAGGAGGGTGGACTCATACAATGTTGATTATGAAGTTTTCAAAAAAGCAATCACCGGAGGCTTTGTGCCTCCATTTGCTTCGTCAGGTGAACATGAAACACATCTGCCTGCAAGAGAGAGTAGCTGGAGTGTTAAAGTTTCCTATACTGGCACAAAGGAGTTTGTTTCAGCCCCTCGGTTATCCTTCCCAAGGGTTTATTCAGATTCCATGTTGTGTATTTATACGTCAGCAAATGCAAATTTGTCTCCATCATCATCCTTGTCCTCATCGTCATCATCTGTATCATCATCCTCTTCGCCGTCTTATGTTTCTCCAGATTCCATTTCTTCTGATTCTAGCCCTCATTCAAAGTCTTTGTCAGAAGTGTccccagattcttcctccataGTTTTGACTTCTATTCCTGTATCTTCATGTTTGtctaatttttctaatttgtcAATCACATCATATTCTACTCCTAAAACAGTGTCTAACAGTACAGATGTCCTTGGGGTCAAGTTATCACATCCCTGGTCTCAGTCAGCCTCTCTACCGTTGAAGAAATCATCAACTTCCCTTGCCGAACGGAGAGGTAACTTGTCAAAATTTTTGAAGTTGCCACTAATGAATGATAAGACACAAGTAACAGATAAATCGTCAACTTCTCATGCTAGTCGAGAATATGACATTCTTGTTAATGGGAATGTTAGCTATCTGCAACAATCCGataataaagattatttttgtaAGTCTAACAACCATGCCAAGGATGGAGGTGTGAATTCAATTCAAAAGTGTGAGCTGGCATTGTGTCCAAGCATTGCTGGTAGCATGGACCTCAAGGAATTTAGTCAGTCTACATTGAAGCGAACTAATGAAAGTGGCTTACTGCAGTGTAATGTCGCACAAACTTGGGTATATCACTGGCCCAGTCTACAAAAGATTGAGACATTTGGTGCAAGTCATTTGGATTCTAAAGCTGCTTTTGTCATATTCTCTCCCAGTATGCATGTACATCCAGGAAACATTTTATATATCTGGGTAGGGAGGTCTTTCAATTGTGATGCTTCACAGGTTCACTTAGATATTGATAAACAGACCGATTATGTAAGAATTGCTGACTGGAATCAAATTGGTTGTGATCTCCTTGCTCAGTTTAGTTTGCCAAAGAACACAGTCATGAAG GTTGTTAAAGAGAATGAAGAACCTTCAGAATTCCTTGATCTACTGAATTCATTGTAA